A window of Bacteroidota bacterium contains these coding sequences:
- a CDS encoding DUF5060 domain-containing protein, producing the protein MFIPLSTISLFCLTLVTFSLRHFRTKAATSLLAAAALMLASVQVAHSQEPAFIEKDGLIVIQAESVDLTSNWVIESSEANHTGAGYIRWNGNDLFGNPGVGILAYRVHIKNAGDYNVRFRMSHLGAPKGDQENDVWARMNAGTWVKVLHPANYKDDGFTFNSPTEPSSGVFSQMRYTLSAGIHTFYISGRSRNARVDRIHMYKDGVGNPLNLALAESEFAVEDEPEEEPVEPPEITVSIEGALKKWHPVTLTLDGPDASEMDEGNPFLDYRFDVTFTQGDRSFRVPGYFAADGDAAESSAHSGNKWRAHFMPDSTGSWAYEIAFVAGANIAVAEQLETGTPTIHDGYSGTFEIADTDKTGRDHRGKGILRYVDKHYLQFDNGEYFLKGGANSPENFLAYADFDSTYSVKEIHPIKQYAAHEGDWTADDPTWQDGKGKGIIGALNYLSDAGMNAVYFLTMNVNGDGQDVWPWTAHTERTRFDVSKLDQWNVVFDHMDRKGLMLHVVLQETENELLLDGGNLGTQRKLYFRELVARFGHHHALTWNLGEENDENSDAQRKAFADYIRNLDVYNHPITIHTFPGQYDDVYEPLLGFKNFDGPSLQLHGMENTYSETLTWYEASAASGRPWVVTVDEFGPFQVGVTEEGLDSNHDAVRQLSLWPNLMAGGAGVEWYFGYETASHDLNNEDWRSRGTMWDYTRHALDFFQQHLPFSAMQPTANLTSKDTAYVFADSGKVYALYLPSADSVRITLPAGEYAAQWYNPRTGGELLSGEQTFVYGPGQTSLGQPPADPTSDWALLLTNTGAEVTYPVLAVTPEPVDFGAVTPDSLFSVAVDFSNAGTAPLVIDSLSLDGVHAAFFSLPPLSALDIDPGALQSIALSLAPDSTLSDSVLATLNVYSNDPVNPVYRVPVSGYVGPYNVPLDSTTVINFTLIDADTNEALGVLRNGMTLDLSTLPPHVNVRADVGVFEEDIVQYVWLELAPIEIKRRESVAPYALFGDLGGNFLPGTFDTGENTLVATPYIQDATGSIAGKSLTVSFLVVGINNKTSVQIQAGTTEEEIANRDDPNVIPDAFELGSNYPNPFNPTTTIPFRIPELDAVKLVVYDMLGREISTLIDETMTAGQHEVRFDASGLPSGTYLYKLTTPQRSLTSKMLLVK; encoded by the coding sequence ATGTTTATCCCGCTTAGCACCATTTCCTTATTCTGTTTAACCCTCGTAACTTTTTCACTCCGACATTTCCGAACTAAAGCGGCAACCAGCCTGTTGGCTGCTGCTGCGCTTATGCTGGCAAGCGTGCAAGTTGCACACAGCCAGGAGCCGGCTTTTATCGAAAAAGATGGCCTCATTGTTATCCAGGCTGAGTCTGTTGACTTAACCAGCAACTGGGTCATCGAATCATCCGAAGCCAACCATACTGGCGCCGGCTATATTCGGTGGAACGGCAATGACCTCTTTGGCAACCCTGGCGTTGGTATTCTCGCGTACCGCGTACATATCAAGAATGCCGGCGATTACAACGTACGCTTCCGCATGTCGCACCTTGGCGCACCCAAAGGTGACCAGGAAAACGATGTGTGGGCACGCATGAACGCGGGGACCTGGGTTAAGGTATTACACCCCGCGAACTACAAAGACGATGGCTTTACGTTCAACTCCCCCACAGAGCCTTCCAGCGGCGTGTTCAGCCAGATGCGTTACACGCTCTCTGCCGGCATCCACACCTTTTACATTTCTGGGCGCTCGCGCAACGCGCGGGTTGACCGGATCCACATGTACAAAGACGGCGTCGGCAATCCGCTCAACCTCGCGTTGGCGGAATCCGAGTTCGCTGTAGAAGATGAACCCGAAGAAGAGCCAGTTGAACCACCTGAGATAACGGTCTCTATAGAGGGTGCACTCAAAAAATGGCATCCCGTTACCCTTACACTCGACGGTCCGGATGCCAGCGAAATGGATGAGGGCAATCCATTCCTCGACTACCGTTTTGATGTCACTTTCACGCAGGGTGACCGCTCCTTCCGCGTCCCGGGATATTTTGCAGCAGACGGTGACGCTGCTGAATCAAGTGCCCATTCAGGCAACAAATGGCGCGCCCACTTCATGCCCGACAGTACCGGTAGCTGGGCCTATGAAATAGCTTTCGTCGCTGGCGCAAATATCGCCGTAGCTGAGCAACTGGAAACGGGCACGCCTACCATCCACGATGGGTATTCCGGCACGTTCGAGATTGCTGACACAGACAAAACCGGCCGCGACCATCGCGGCAAAGGCATCCTGCGGTATGTAGATAAACACTACCTGCAATTTGATAATGGCGAGTACTTCCTCAAAGGTGGCGCCAACAGTCCGGAAAATTTTCTGGCCTATGCAGACTTTGATAGTACCTACAGTGTCAAAGAGATTCACCCCATCAAGCAGTACGCGGCCCATGAGGGTGACTGGACTGCTGATGATCCAACCTGGCAAGACGGTAAAGGCAAAGGCATAATTGGTGCGCTTAATTACCTGAGTGATGCCGGCATGAACGCCGTGTACTTCCTGACCATGAACGTCAATGGCGACGGGCAGGACGTCTGGCCGTGGACAGCCCATACGGAGCGTACGCGCTTCGACGTTTCCAAACTCGATCAATGGAACGTGGTCTTTGACCATATGGACCGCAAAGGTCTTATGCTCCATGTCGTTCTTCAGGAAACAGAAAACGAGTTGCTGCTCGATGGTGGCAACCTCGGTACGCAACGCAAACTGTACTTCCGTGAATTGGTGGCACGCTTTGGGCATCACCATGCCCTGACCTGGAATTTGGGCGAAGAGAACGATGAAAATTCGGACGCGCAGCGCAAGGCGTTTGCAGACTACATCCGAAATCTCGACGTATACAATCATCCCATCACCATCCACACTTTCCCAGGCCAGTATGACGACGTATACGAGCCACTGCTTGGGTTTAAGAATTTTGATGGACCGTCGTTGCAATTACATGGGATGGAAAATACGTACAGCGAAACGCTGACCTGGTATGAAGCATCCGCAGCATCGGGCCGCCCCTGGGTGGTAACGGTAGATGAATTTGGTCCCTTTCAGGTAGGGGTAACCGAAGAAGGTTTGGATAGCAACCATGATGCTGTACGCCAGCTCAGCCTCTGGCCAAATCTGATGGCTGGTGGCGCCGGCGTAGAGTGGTATTTTGGTTACGAAACGGCCAGCCATGACCTCAACAACGAAGACTGGCGTTCACGCGGCACCATGTGGGACTACACGCGACACGCGCTCGACTTTTTCCAGCAGCATCTCCCTTTCAGCGCAATGCAGCCGACAGCAAACCTGACGAGCAAGGATACCGCTTATGTATTTGCCGACTCGGGGAAAGTCTACGCCCTGTACCTTCCGTCTGCTGATTCTGTACGGATCACATTACCGGCAGGAGAATATGCGGCACAGTGGTACAATCCGCGAACAGGCGGCGAGCTATTATCTGGAGAACAAACCTTCGTATACGGCCCCGGCCAGACCTCCCTTGGCCAGCCGCCGGCAGACCCTACCAGCGACTGGGCCCTGTTGCTCACCAACACAGGAGCCGAAGTCACCTACCCAGTTTTGGCAGTAACACCTGAACCCGTTGACTTTGGGGCGGTAACCCCGGACTCGTTGTTCAGTGTCGCTGTAGATTTCAGCAATGCCGGCACGGCGCCGCTGGTAATCGACTCGCTCAGTCTGGATGGTGTACATGCTGCATTTTTCTCGCTGCCACCGCTATCTGCTCTTGACATAGACCCTGGAGCGCTGCAGTCAATAGCGCTTTCCCTGGCACCCGACAGCACCCTGAGCGACTCAGTACTTGCTACGTTGAACGTATACAGCAACGATCCTGTAAATCCTGTATATCGCGTGCCTGTCTCAGGATATGTAGGCCCGTACAATGTACCGCTGGACTCGACAACGGTCATCAACTTCACGCTGATCGATGCAGATACCAACGAAGCGTTGGGCGTATTGCGTAATGGCATGACACTTGACCTGAGTACTCTCCCACCACACGTCAATGTGCGCGCGGATGTCGGCGTATTTGAGGAAGATATTGTGCAGTACGTGTGGCTAGAGTTAGCGCCCATTGAAATCAAGCGCAGAGAATCCGTCGCGCCTTATGCGTTGTTTGGCGACCTTGGCGGCAACTTTCTGCCGGGCACCTTTGATACGGGTGAAAACACGCTGGTTGCAACACCATACATCCAAGATGCAACAGGCAGCATTGCTGGCAAATCGCTGACGGTGAGCTTCTTGGTAGTTGGCATCAACAACAAAACCAGTGTACAAATCCAGGCCGGCACAACGGAAGAAGAAATTGCCAATCGGGATGATCCCAATGTGATACCGGATGCTTTCGAACTGGGCAGTAATTACCCGAACCCGTTCAACCCGACCACAACAATTCCTTTCAGAATTCCGGAGCTGGATGCAGTGAAGCTGGTGGTATACGACATGCTTGGCCGCGAAATCAGCACGCTTATTGATGAGACGATGACCGCCGGCCAGCACGAAGTGCGTTTTGATGCATCAGGCTTACCATCTGGTACGTATCTGTACAAGCTCACCACCCCGCAACGTAGCCTTACGAGTAAAATGTTGCTGGTTAAGTAA
- a CDS encoding helix-turn-helix domain-containing protein, translated as MYETQSLLYVAAIALSLFSIGLLAGHQRRFSRYIIALLAVEAACFLLEWLMIHPHSPAKSLWLGSLMVLSFLPAPLLWLAYHELFTGERIPLKSLQKGHYAVLVAGFVLCLPLLATAHWGVGYANPAIETSTAQRLFIHGTMLACIVLFTLQVPYYLLRIYRRFVSHLDVQQKFHPEKGNASLGTIRFFILILCSAWLLGILRTVHCIVPGASSLLQLFFTCIDVGITIGVLYVMVRHTSTSYNNPDPATVEPAQYAKSPLTKETRERILQKLSHAMEGEQLYCNNLLSLRTLSSHIKESSHYVSQVLSQELDTNFYQFINRHRIEHAKRALLDNPQRNVLEIALAAGFNSKSTFNTAFRKITQTTPSQFRTQTT; from the coding sequence ATGTACGAAACACAAAGCCTTCTCTACGTAGCTGCCATTGCACTGTCTTTGTTTTCGATAGGGCTCTTGGCTGGGCATCAGCGTCGATTTTCTCGGTATATCATAGCGCTGCTGGCCGTTGAAGCTGCTTGTTTTTTGCTGGAATGGTTGATGATCCATCCCCATTCGCCAGCGAAGTCCCTGTGGTTAGGATCGCTCATGGTACTATCATTTCTGCCGGCTCCGCTGCTTTGGCTGGCATATCACGAGTTGTTTACGGGTGAGCGGATTCCCTTAAAGTCGCTTCAAAAAGGGCATTATGCAGTGCTTGTTGCAGGATTTGTCTTGTGTCTGCCATTGCTTGCTACAGCACATTGGGGTGTTGGTTATGCAAATCCTGCTATCGAGACAAGCACTGCACAGCGATTATTCATCCACGGAACAATGTTGGCCTGTATTGTGCTCTTCACGCTTCAGGTCCCGTACTATCTGTTGCGCATCTACAGACGATTTGTAAGCCACCTTGACGTACAACAAAAATTCCACCCTGAAAAGGGTAATGCGTCGCTTGGGACAATTCGTTTTTTCATTTTAATACTCTGCTCAGCCTGGCTACTTGGGATCTTGCGTACCGTACATTGTATCGTACCCGGCGCATCGTCTCTACTGCAATTGTTTTTTACCTGTATAGATGTCGGTATTACGATCGGTGTTTTGTATGTGATGGTGCGGCACACTTCAACTTCTTACAACAATCCAGACCCTGCCACTGTCGAGCCGGCGCAGTATGCGAAGTCGCCGCTCACCAAAGAAACCCGTGAACGCATTTTGCAGAAGCTCAGCCATGCAATGGAAGGTGAGCAATTGTATTGCAATAACCTGCTCAGTTTGCGTACGCTGAGCTCTCACATCAAAGAATCCTCGCACTACGTTTCCCAGGTTCTGAGCCAGGAGCTCGATACCAACTTCTACCAATTTATCAATAGGCACCGCATCGAGCATGCCAAACGAGCGTTGCTGGATAATCCGCAACGTAACGTGCTGGAAATTGCGCTGGCTGCGGGATTCAATTCCAAGTCTACATTTAATACTGCATTCAGAAAAATCACCCAAACTACACCGAGTCAATTCCGGACACAAACTACATAG